From the Marinomonas sp. THO17 genome, one window contains:
- a CDS encoding peroxiredoxin-like family protein — translation MTPQVLKPRQATPELSVNTLQGKWRLAEQTPECFTMIVVYRGLHCPICKNYLRELSRLLEDFENKGVGVLALSSDTQERAQQVATEWEVDKLAIGYGLTVEQSQAWGLHRSAGRGLTSIGIEEPAEFTEPGLFLLRPDGTLYWSNISTMPFARPNFKEVLGAIDFAISKDYPARGELV, via the coding sequence ATGACTCCACAAGTTTTAAAACCAAGACAAGCAACTCCTGAACTCAGCGTTAACACCTTACAAGGCAAATGGCGTCTGGCCGAGCAAACACCAGAGTGTTTTACCATGATAGTGGTGTACCGTGGCCTACATTGTCCTATCTGTAAGAATTACTTGCGTGAACTCAGTCGTTTATTAGAAGACTTTGAAAATAAAGGTGTAGGGGTATTGGCACTGAGTTCAGACACTCAAGAACGAGCGCAACAAGTTGCCACAGAATGGGAAGTTGACAAGCTGGCTATCGGTTATGGGCTAACTGTGGAACAGTCCCAGGCTTGGGGGTTGCACCGCAGTGCTGGCCGTGGGCTCACCAGTATCGGCATTGAGGAGCCAGCCGAGTTTACTGAGCCGGGCTTATTTCTGCTGCGTCCAGATGGCACCCTATATTGGAGCAACATCAGTACCATGCCATTTGCGCGTCCTAACTTTAAAGAAGTCTTAGGGGCCATTGATTTTGCCATCAGCAAAGATTACCCAGCGCGCGGTGAATTGGTGTAA
- a CDS encoding GNAT family N-acetyltransferase: protein MTHIEKMTTKHVGRVIDLKVLPEQQRFVGKMTDILSLANAQVRPYIICDQDEIVGFFLLDTVFSQTHDFAGTHDLGLRKFFIDQAYQGKGFASQALQGLDDYLVTEYSRYKRLLLTVNCLNTAAKVCYEKAGFKDSQTLYEGGPSGPQHIMIKSL from the coding sequence TTGACTCACATAGAAAAAATGACCACTAAGCATGTAGGTCGAGTCATTGACCTCAAGGTGCTACCAGAACAACAAAGGTTTGTGGGCAAAATGACGGATATCCTGTCTTTGGCCAATGCGCAAGTGCGTCCCTACATCATTTGTGATCAAGACGAGATTGTTGGCTTTTTCTTATTAGATACTGTGTTTAGTCAAACCCATGACTTTGCCGGTACTCATGACCTTGGTTTGAGAAAGTTCTTCATTGACCAAGCTTATCAAGGTAAAGGCTTTGCCAGTCAGGCTTTACAAGGCTTAGACGACTATCTTGTGACTGAATACAGCAGATATAAACGTCTCTTATTGACGGTGAACTGCCTCAATACAGCCGCCAAAGTATGCTATGAAAAAGCGGGTTTCAAAGACTCGCAAACTCTGTATGAAGGCGGTCCTTCAGGCCCTCAACACATCATGATCAAATCCCTTTGA
- a CDS encoding AraC family transcriptional regulator: protein MDRLSSVLSAFRPRTTAVTGLFAQASAQPLALKSPACYWLYGLAGEVILKDQQDRHLRLHQGEGAWLASGIHFTLTTGTTEQASQLLICEYDFASKALNPLLDADLPWVKITEKEDIGQSLRPLNGILIEEFVQARCGSQVVLERLAEALLVQLLRLFMQNNRMPSGLLAGLSDAKLARAIVAMHEQPEQPWHLDDLAALAGMSRSSFSRAFRDTLAMTPMAYLTLWRMRVAAQRLKSGDKNLALLSDELGYQSEAAFRRSFKKVMGVPPGAISRAY, encoded by the coding sequence ATGGACAGATTGTCTTCCGTACTAAGTGCTTTTCGACCCAGAACAACGGCCGTAACCGGCCTATTTGCGCAAGCGTCAGCACAGCCGCTGGCGTTAAAATCCCCAGCCTGTTACTGGCTTTATGGGCTAGCAGGCGAGGTGATTCTCAAAGATCAGCAGGACAGACATTTGCGACTGCATCAAGGAGAGGGCGCTTGGTTAGCATCAGGTATACATTTTACCTTAACCACAGGTACGACTGAGCAAGCTTCACAGCTGTTGATTTGCGAATACGATTTTGCCAGTAAAGCGTTAAACCCTTTGCTGGATGCTGATCTGCCTTGGGTGAAAATCACCGAGAAAGAGGACATTGGCCAATCGCTGCGACCCCTTAATGGCATCTTAATAGAAGAATTTGTTCAAGCCAGATGTGGTTCACAAGTGGTGCTGGAACGCTTGGCGGAAGCCCTATTAGTGCAACTCTTGCGCCTCTTTATGCAGAATAACCGTATGCCTTCGGGATTATTGGCCGGCTTGAGTGATGCCAAACTGGCTCGCGCTATTGTCGCTATGCATGAGCAACCAGAGCAGCCTTGGCATCTGGACGATCTGGCCGCCTTGGCGGGCATGTCGCGTTCCAGTTTCAGTCGTGCCTTTCGCGACACCCTCGCCATGACGCCTATGGCCTACCTCACCTTATGGCGCATGCGAGTGGCGGCACAAAGACTCAAAAGTGGCGACAAAAACCTTGCCCTGCTCAGCGATGAATTGGGGTATCAGAGTGAAGCCGCGTTTCGACGCAGTTTTAAAAAAGTCATGGGCGTGCCACCGGGCGCCATCAGCAGAGCTTACTAA